In the Malania oleifera isolate guangnan ecotype guangnan chromosome 1, ASM2987363v1, whole genome shotgun sequence genome, one interval contains:
- the LOC131166611 gene encoding elongation of fatty acids protein 3-like translates to MLQKDSSPPSVLSLISSPSDMRKTIQGLNYWLSEHPSIIRFRWGDNQSLGSNTWAFLFVSMASYIAFSLFLHLLLALFRRRRPVPLGPIPAVHSLFMALASATIFVGILLSAAAEIRETRWFWRRSKTPLQWLLCFPLGTRPSGRVFFWSYLFYLSRFLHMLRTFIAILRRRKLTFFRLFNHSIQLFTAFMWLEFSQSFQVLAILSTTSVYSVVYGYRFWTQIGLRGACFPLVENCQMLALGCNLVWHVGVFLVHFMIKGDCNGIEAWVFNSVLNCAILLLFLKFYARNMQTMKVEKTVKDNTDN, encoded by the coding sequence ATGTTGCAGAAGGACTCATCTCCGCCGTCCGTTCTTTCTCTCATCTCATCACCATCGGACATGAGGAAGACGATTCAGGGCTTAAACTACTGGCTATCGGAGCACCCGTCAATAATCCGGTTCAGGTGGGGTGACAACCAGTCACTCGGGTCCAACACCTGGGCCTTCCTCTTCGTCTCCATGGCCTCCTACATCGCCTTCTCCCTCTTCCTCCACCTCCTGCTCGCCCTGTTCCGCCGCCGGCGGCCCGTCCCCCTGGGCCCCATCCCTGCCGTCCACAGCCTCTTCATGGCCCTCGCCTCCGCCACCATCTTCGTCGGAATCCTCCTCTCCGCGGCCGCCGAGATCCGCGAGACCCGCTGGTTCTGGCGTCGGTCGAAGACCCCACTCCAGTGGCTGCTCTGCTTTCCCCTGGGGACGCGCCCCTCGGGCCGGGTCTTCTTCTGGTCCTACCTGTTCTACCTCTCCCGGTTCCTGCACATGCTGCGTACATTCATCGCCATCCTACGACGTCGTAAGCTGACCTTCTTCCGGCTCTTCAACCACTCCATCCAGCTGTTCACGGCGTTCATGTGGCTGGAGTTCTCGCAGTCGTTCCAGGTGCTGGCGATCCTCTCGACGACGTCGGTTTACTCGGTGGTATACGGGTACAGGTTCTGGACCCAAATCGGGTTGCGGGGTGCGTGCTTCCCGTTGGTGGAGAATTGCCAGATGCTGGCGCTGGGCTGCAATCTGGTGTGGCACGTGGGGGTGTTTCTGGTGCATTTCATGATTAAGGGGGACTGCAATGGAATTGAGGCGTGGGTTTTCAATTCCGTGTTGAACTGCGCGATTCTGCTGCTGTTCTTGAAATTCTATGCGAGGAATATGCAGACGATGAAGGTGGAGAAGACTGTTAAAGATAACACGGATAACTGA